In Paenibacillus hexagrammi, the following are encoded in one genomic region:
- a CDS encoding M24 family metallopeptidase — MSDLFKERQAKLQETLRERGLIGFLVTQNVDIYYYCGSMQMGYLFIPAEGEAVYMVRRSVQRAEEEAAAIVEALGSMKTMKDRLAARCAGLQAEAAPGSVRLATELDVLPVQLFQRLQAAFPDAAWEDGALLIREQRMIKSPPEVAAIREAARVVDAALEAVIPSIREGMAEFELMALIEHQLRLRGHQGLMRMRAYNSELITGMVASGASAAVPTYFDGRPGAGAPPVQPAKLRPRLDPARRADSRRSGLHDRRLCHRSDAHAGDRRSRTGAAAGV, encoded by the coding sequence ATGAGTGATCTATTTAAAGAAAGGCAGGCAAAGCTCCAAGAAACACTGCGGGAACGAGGCTTGATAGGGTTTCTTGTCACGCAGAATGTAGACATTTATTATTACTGCGGGTCCATGCAGATGGGATATTTGTTTATCCCTGCTGAGGGGGAAGCTGTGTATATGGTGCGGCGCAGCGTGCAAAGGGCGGAAGAGGAGGCGGCTGCCATCGTCGAAGCGCTGGGGTCGATGAAGACGATGAAGGACCGCCTTGCAGCCCGCTGCGCGGGGCTGCAGGCGGAGGCCGCACCGGGCTCCGTGCGGCTTGCGACAGAGCTGGACGTGCTTCCCGTCCAGCTGTTCCAGCGCCTGCAGGCCGCGTTCCCGGACGCGGCCTGGGAGGACGGCGCGCTGCTCATCCGTGAGCAGCGCATGATCAAATCGCCGCCCGAGGTGGCGGCGATCCGTGAAGCCGCGCGCGTCGTGGACGCGGCGCTGGAGGCGGTCATCCCCTCCATTCGCGAGGGGATGGCGGAGTTTGAGCTGATGGCGCTCATCGAGCATCAGCTCCGGCTGCGCGGGCACCAAGGGCTGATGCGCATGCGCGCCTACAATTCCGAGTTGATCACCGGAATGGTGGCGTCAGGCGCTTCGGCAGCGGTGCCCACTTATTTTGACGGCCGGCCGGGGGCCGGGGCTCCACCCGTCCAGCCCGCAAAGCTCAGGCCGCGCCTTGATCCGGCGCGGCGAGCCGATTCTCGTCGATCTGGGCTGCATGATCGACGGTTATGTCATCGATCAGACGCGCACGCTGGTGATCGGCGGTCTAGAACCGGAGCTGCAGCGGGCGTATGA
- a CDS encoding ATPase, T2SS/T4P/T4SS family has product MILKEERFSVITYMHRRSDAANGDVERRMPERGPAMENKDSIVTVFEEWVRDIRSELAIAKGRTDEERQEYNETLNRAILGYEEDRSKLLALIHDIVAKRRLSDLPIGSSYGSLPEAIFAEIIGLNVLELILKNKEGLEEIQVVGRQIFEVRNGTAVPSVHMLPSVRDLERIQQNLVLFNQDTLNPRKKWAEVVLRDGSRVTMTAAGFTSEPTLTIRLYTVKKFELAALAAPGLATMNEAMKGLILCLIRSYFNMVVIGPTNSGKTNFIKAMIAEMEDHERIITIESRFELHLRRDFPQKNIVEYEIDEEDPRHAGMQAFKLALRQSPKRICHAEIRDHDANLYVRACTRGHEGSITSVHVNELEDVPDAITDMCMLDGRGMDPIRLTKRITEYVTQVGFEMAVVKGKRKIVRIGEFSYEKGQVCVNDLAIYDDSTDSWKFPGNCRIAHRKKSTKMTEPGIRC; this is encoded by the coding sequence GTGATACTGAAAGAAGAAAGATTTTCCGTCATCACGTACATGCATAGGCGCAGCGATGCTGCAAACGGCGATGTTGAAAGACGAATGCCTGAACGGGGGCCTGCGATGGAGAACAAAGACTCCATCGTGACTGTTTTTGAAGAGTGGGTCCGCGATATTCGCAGTGAGCTTGCGATCGCCAAAGGCAGAACGGATGAGGAGAGGCAGGAGTACAATGAAACGCTAAATCGTGCGATTTTGGGGTATGAGGAGGACCGCAGCAAGCTGCTGGCCTTAATCCATGACATCGTGGCAAAGCGAAGGCTCTCGGATCTTCCTATAGGCTCTAGCTATGGATCGCTGCCGGAAGCAATATTTGCGGAAATTATCGGTCTTAATGTACTAGAACTCATACTTAAGAACAAGGAAGGCTTAGAAGAAATACAAGTTGTGGGCCGGCAAATTTTCGAAGTCCGTAACGGCACAGCGGTGCCATCCGTTCACATGCTTCCATCGGTTCGTGATTTGGAGCGTATTCAGCAAAATTTGGTTTTGTTTAATCAAGATACGCTGAATCCGCGCAAAAAATGGGCAGAGGTCGTTCTCCGTGATGGTTCCCGCGTAACCATGACTGCAGCAGGTTTTACATCGGAGCCTACGCTAACGATCCGACTCTATACAGTGAAAAAATTTGAGCTTGCAGCATTGGCTGCACCAGGTCTTGCCACGATGAATGAAGCAATGAAGGGGCTCATCTTATGTTTGATTCGTTCGTACTTCAACATGGTTGTAATCGGTCCTACCAACTCGGGGAAAACGAATTTTATTAAAGCTATGATCGCGGAAATGGAGGATCATGAACGAATTATAACCATTGAATCCAGATTCGAGCTCCATTTACGCAGAGATTTTCCTCAGAAGAACATTGTCGAATACGAGATCGACGAAGAAGATCCCAGGCACGCCGGTATGCAGGCCTTCAAGCTGGCTCTACGACAATCGCCCAAACGGATCTGTCACGCGGAAATTCGTGATCATGATGCTAATTTATATGTGAGGGCATGCACACGAGGGCACGAAGGAAGCATTACTTCCGTTCATGTGAATGAGCTGGAGGATGTGCCGGATGCCATTACCGATATGTGTATGCTCGATGGCAGAGGGATGGATCCCATCCGGCTCACAAAGCGAATAACTGAATATGTGACGCAGGTTGGATTTGAGATGGCTGTTGTAAAGGGGAAACGAAAAATCGTACGAATTGGCGAATTCAGCTATGAAAAAGGACAAGTATGCGTAAATGATTTGGCAATTTACGACGATTCCACAGACTCATGGAAATTTCCCGGAAATTGTCGGATCGCGCATCGCAAAAAATCTACAAAAATGACCGAACCGGGTATTCGCTGTTGA
- a CDS encoding Rpn family recombination-promoting nuclease/putative transposase, with protein sequence MLPDFKRKEADIVFKARLRERDIVCFLLLEMQSTVDMEMPLRLLMYQTEIWRYILRNRDGVKSVKSAELPVIVPIVLYNGSRPWTAKRRFRQLLAGEEAFGEELLDFGYILLDVERYSEEELLRLSNTIGAVFLLDQTADQLQLLERLRKLMKTIHSMPEPSKGQFLNWLTRVVAVHLPKERVDVEKFLQDMKDEGGAVMGLHDNLQAIRQKGVEEGLAKGIEEGIERGHKQGKAQVAKNLIDLGMDNRSIAIATDLAEAEIERLRKEIH encoded by the coding sequence GTGCTTCCTGACTTCAAGCGTAAAGAGGCCGATATTGTATTCAAAGCCCGATTACGGGAGCGGGATATCGTGTGCTTCCTTTTGTTGGAGATGCAATCAACCGTGGACATGGAGATGCCGCTTCGATTGCTCATGTATCAAACGGAGATTTGGCGATATATCTTAAGAAACAGAGACGGCGTTAAGTCAGTCAAATCGGCCGAATTGCCTGTGATCGTGCCAATTGTACTATATAATGGCAGCAGACCTTGGACCGCTAAACGAAGATTCAGGCAGCTGCTAGCAGGTGAAGAGGCCTTTGGGGAAGAGCTTCTTGATTTCGGCTATATCTTGCTTGATGTTGAGCGGTATTCGGAGGAAGAGCTGCTACGGCTTTCCAACACGATCGGCGCCGTATTTCTTTTGGATCAAACAGCTGATCAGCTTCAGCTACTGGAAAGACTGCGTAAGCTGATGAAAACCATTCACAGTATGCCGGAGCCTTCCAAGGGGCAATTTTTGAATTGGTTAACACGTGTCGTTGCCGTTCATTTGCCTAAAGAGCGTGTGGACGTAGAAAAGTTTTTGCAGGATATGAAGGATGAAGGAGGGGCTGTCATGGGGCTGCATGATAACTTGCAGGCAATCAGGCAAAAGGGAGTAGAGGAAGGCTTGGCCAAGGGCATAGAAGAAGGAATAGAAAGAGGACATAAGCAGGGTAAAGCGCAGGTTGCTAAAAATCTGATCGATTTAGGGATGGATAACCGTTCCATTGCAATTGCCACGGATCTTGCCGAGGCTGAAATTGAACGGCTCAGGAAGGAGATTCATTAG